One bacterium genomic window carries:
- a CDS encoding SLC13 family permease — translation MTKVNIGLIAIGLAFIVGFIIKIDLKTIVLGWPTSLFMMLFGMNLLFSIAASNGTLKRIVEKSSNALKGHIRFLPLLLFLTTAVIAALGPGNIAMVAMMTPLALAMAKEEKISLLMVSIMVILGANAGGLSPLAPTGIIASELATKEGLQISMTLFRDMFIVSTFFGILTYIVMKGYKIPRNMVVNAKLSPPLTRQQKTTVVVIFIAIITIIFGGNIALTAFLASGCLLILRVTTEQEALAQVPWSAILLICGVALMINLVNSTEGMTIIVETLGKLTNEKTAAPTMSFLSSLMSLFSSSSGVVMPTLIPTVQGVATQAGGAVRPEPLISAIVIGSHLVSISPFSTLGALAIASAGYGSEKDTLFSKLLLSAFLYLVIGAIVSYFIVFLY, via the coding sequence TTGACAAAAGTCAATATAGGTCTTATCGCTATAGGGTTAGCTTTTATAGTAGGGTTTATTATAAAAATTGACTTAAAAACTATTGTTTTAGGGTGGCCAACAAGTCTGTTTATGATGCTTTTTGGTATGAACCTTCTGTTTAGTATAGCGGCTTCCAACGGTACGCTAAAAAGGATTGTTGAGAAATCTTCAAACGCATTAAAAGGACATATAAGATTTTTACCTCTTTTACTGTTTCTTACGACTGCTGTAATTGCTGCTCTTGGTCCTGGGAATATAGCCATGGTTGCAATGATGACTCCTCTTGCTTTAGCAATGGCAAAAGAAGAAAAAATATCTCTTCTTATGGTTTCAATAATGGTTATACTTGGAGCAAATGCTGGGGGCTTGTCTCCTTTGGCACCAACTGGCATTATTGCTAGTGAGCTTGCCACAAAAGAAGGTTTACAGATTTCTATGACTCTTTTTAGAGATATGTTTATAGTTTCTACTTTTTTTGGGATACTAACTTATATTGTAATGAAAGGATACAAAATTCCTCGTAATATGGTGGTCAATGCAAAACTTTCTCCACCTTTAACAAGACAGCAAAAAACAACTGTTGTGGTTATTTTTATTGCAATAATAACTATTATTTTTGGTGGTAATATTGCCTTGACTGCTTTTTTAGCTTCAGGATGCCTTTTAATTTTGAGAGTAACAACAGAGCAAGAAGCCCTTGCTCAAGTACCTTGGTCGGCTATACTTCTTATATGTGGAGTGGCTTTAATGATAAATCTTGTTAATAGCACTGAAGGAATGACAATAATAGTAGAAACGTTAGGAAAACTAACCAATGAAAAAACAGCAGCACCAACAATGTCTTTTCTTAGTAGTTTAATGTCTCTATTCTCCAGTTCTTCAGGAGTTGTAATGCCCACGCTTATTCCAACAGTACAAGGAGTTGCAACACAAGCAGGGGGAGCCGTAAGACCAGAACCTCTTATATCTGCTATAGTTATTGGTTCTCATCTTGTTTCTATTTCTCCATTTTCTACTCTTGGAGCTCTTGCTATAGCTTCTGCAGGGTACGGCTCTGAAAAAGATACGCTTTTTTCTAAACTTCTTCTTTCTGCATTTTTATACCTGGTCATTGGAGCAATAGTTAGTTACTTTATTGTGTTCTTGTATTAA